The sequence below is a genomic window from Calderihabitans maritimus.
GAAAAATCCTCCCTCAGTTACCGCACTCATTTACTTTCAAAACATATTTCAATTACAACATTTTCCACCTGTCTAAAGTTATAGTACCATACGGCGCCTGAAAAGGCAATCAACATAGGCTTGAATTCAAGCCGGAGCTGTCCTTTTTTGGGGCTGGGACGGTTACTGTAGATTGATTGGGGAACTAAGCGCTGTTTACAGGTTTCATCAATCAAGTTGGGGACGGTTCTGCAGGTTTCATCAAGTTGGGGACGGTTCTGTCATCAAGTTGGGGACGGTTCTGGACTTGAATTTCTTTTCGGACACAGTAACTCAAAAACGTAGAGAGCTGAGAAGCTTGATTATCACATTTAAGTAGTTTCTGTCATAAGATACATCGATAAAGATAAAAATCATCTTTTTGGAAGTCAGGAGGTAGTAATCCTTGGTAGATATCATAAATGAGAAATTTAACGAAGAAGAGGTACGGCGAGAGGATACCGGGCAAGAGGAAGTTCAGGAGAAAATTAAACAGGACCAGACAGAACAAGAGCAGGAACGGCCAGATATTATTTCCGTCCAGTCAAACCCGGGCCAAACCACCGAGGGTGTTGCCGGCAGTTTTGATGCGGGCCTGAAAACGGTAGTTTTGTGGATTTACAACATTAACCAGAACGGTACTGCCAACAAGTTTCGCGAGGAATTGAGCCAGTATTTTAGCCGTGATAAGGACGGTAACGTAGTACTTAGGGATATAAGCCCGGAATTGATCGCCCAATTTTTGGCTAATCTTACTACGGCAAAGGAAATTAAATTGCCCGACCTGGGAATCCGTCTAATCCTGTTAATTTACAACTGTAACCAGAACGGGGCAAGTAACTCCGCCGAAGTAGCCTACGCAGCCAAGTCTTAAAAACCAAGTCCATGCTTCAGTGGTTATCCGCCACATCACGGATAGAGAGTTTTACTGCTATTATCATGGAACCGAATCCGGTTTTATCTACATAATATGATATTACAGAAACAACCCCCGAAGGGAGGTGCAGAACCGCCCCGCTAGGGGGCAGGTCAATCTATAGATAGGGGGTATCTCAATGGATAAAAAGCACAATGAATTCGCGGACTTTATGGCTCAATTTAAGGACAACATGGATTACCTGAAGGATAAGGATGTACCATTCGCCGTAGCTATTTTCTTCGCCGCCGCCGCTGCTGCCGCTGCCTCTAAAGCTAAGTGCAAAAATATCAACCAGAACGGTGTGGCCAACAACGCAGCCGACGGAAACGATTAGGAATCCCAAAACAGCCCTGCCTAAGGCAGGGCTGTTCCAGTGATGAAACTGGCTTTGTGTCTTTCGCTGGCATCATATGCTTCTGCTCCACCTTCGAAAATGTCGATTGCTCGTAATACGGGATTCTTTTCGGGAGAAGTGGAATCAAGTTGGGAACGGTTCTAAACTTGAATTCAGTCTAGCTACTTCACACCCGGGAGTGGTTCTGGTTTTGTTTATTGTTCTTCCTTCAAAAACTCAAGGATATGTTTCACAAAGGTTTCAATATCCTCTAATCTGGTCTGAATTAGGTCATAGAGCTCTGCCCCCGTCACTTCGGCGTAACCATGGACCAGCCGGTTGCGGTACCCGGCCATACCAATGATTTCTTGGGCGAAGGAACGGGGGATTACCCTGTTTTGTCCCAGTAATTCAATGATAGAACGGTAGTCTCGGGGATGTCCCAGCCCTTTTTTAACGAGGATGTGCCGTCCGACATCAAAAAGAGATTCCAACGCCCGCCGCAAGTGGTGTTCGGCAATGGCGTAGTTATCTGGATCTGCTAAAAACTCTTGTTGCGTTAGCTTTCTGAAGGAATTCAGGCGGTTGACGGATGCGCGAATCATGTCGACCCGTTCGAAAATCAGTTTTTTATTCAGCAAAGAATTCGCCCCCTTCAATTGCTTCGAGCATTTCCCTGTAATACCGATTCAGAAAGGGAGCAAAGTCCAGGTAATCGCGAACCACAATATCTTCAAAGTCGGTGCGTTCGTCGTGGTCCCGGCAGTAAATTACCTTTCCGCTGCTGATCACCTCAAACCTAAAGGTGATCTTTTCTTTTTGCAGAAAAACTAAGTCAACCTTCAGGGGGTGCAACGTCCTGGACAGTGCGGCTTCCATTTCGACCTGGAGGTCCAGGTTGTGTACGGTCGGATCGTACGGAAAGAAGAGTACGGCCAAATCGACATCGCTGTCGGGGCCTGCACCACCTGTCGCGCGGGAGCCGAAAAG
It includes:
- the hepT gene encoding type VII toxin-antitoxin system HepT family RNase toxin, which translates into the protein MLNKKLIFERVDMIRASVNRLNSFRKLTQQEFLADPDNYAIAEHHLRRALESLFDVGRHILVKKGLGHPRDYRSIIELLGQNRVIPRSFAQEIIGMAGYRNRLVHGYAEVTGAELYDLIQTRLEDIETFVKHILEFLKEEQ
- the mntA gene encoding type VII toxin-antitoxin system MntA family adenylyltransferase antitoxin yields the protein MLLEKILPVLERYNVHTCYLFGSRATGGAGPDSDVDLAVLFFPYDPTVHNLDLQVEMEAALSRTLHPLKVDLVFLQKEKITFRFEVISSGKVIYCRDHDERTDFEDIVVRDYLDFAPFLNRYYREMLEAIEGGEFFAE